The following coding sequences are from one Lujinxingia vulgaris window:
- a CDS encoding hydroxymethylglutaryl-CoA reductase, degradative codes for MSMKWWWKRSECGCALKGAPGERPFNERRDRLTAMATIRRFWFALDGGGVEGSSVSDPQGAVDDPQMTFLWERAMLETRKAQREDRVSNHEDKDRPSSRIGGFYRMSTRERVDLLVERGVIDAQDAALLRSHGGGLDAQMANQMVENAIGVLELPLGLGLNFKVNGRDYLVPMAVEEPSIIAAVSHVAKIARGSGGFEARAEGNVMIGQVQVVGCEDWDKAREAIEAQRDELIASANALQPNMVERGGGVTGLEVRLIDEGNYQRMLVVHLFIDCCDAMGANAINSVAEGMAPRIEELTGGRVFLRILSNLADRRKVRATCRIPFRDLAWKSFSGKEVAEGIVLASEFAEVDPYRAATHNKGIMNGIGAVCIATGNDWRALEAGAHAYCARDGRYRPMAIWRIEGETLVGILEIPIQVGTVGGPIRLHPTVQLAHKILRIESAAELAEVMGAVGLAQNMGALKALATEGIQRGHMSLHARSVAATAGAKPEELDRVVERLIEDGEIKVHRAREILLAMRASGELEAAG; via the coding sequence ATGTCTATGAAGTGGTGGTGGAAGAGGAGCGAGTGTGGGTGCGCCCTTAAAGGTGCGCCAGGTGAGCGACCATTTAATGAGCGACGCGACCGATTAACGGCGATGGCAACCATTCGTCGATTCTGGTTTGCCCTGGACGGGGGTGGCGTCGAAGGTTCATCGGTCAGCGATCCGCAGGGTGCTGTGGATGACCCTCAGATGACTTTTTTATGGGAGCGAGCGATGTTGGAGACTCGCAAAGCGCAACGTGAAGATCGAGTGAGTAATCACGAAGATAAGGACCGGCCGAGCAGCCGTATCGGGGGATTTTACCGGATGAGCACCCGTGAGCGGGTGGATCTGCTGGTGGAGCGCGGGGTGATCGACGCGCAGGACGCCGCGCTCCTGCGCAGTCATGGCGGTGGCCTCGACGCGCAGATGGCCAATCAGATGGTGGAGAACGCCATCGGGGTGCTGGAGCTGCCGCTGGGGCTGGGGCTGAATTTTAAGGTCAACGGTCGTGACTACCTGGTGCCGATGGCGGTGGAAGAGCCGAGCATCATCGCAGCGGTGAGCCACGTGGCCAAGATCGCGCGGGGCAGCGGCGGGTTTGAAGCGCGCGCCGAGGGCAACGTGATGATCGGCCAGGTGCAGGTGGTCGGCTGTGAGGATTGGGATAAGGCACGCGAGGCCATTGAGGCGCAGCGCGACGAGCTCATCGCCTCGGCCAACGCCCTGCAACCCAATATGGTCGAGCGCGGCGGTGGGGTCACCGGGCTGGAGGTTCGGTTGATCGATGAGGGCAACTACCAGCGGATGCTGGTGGTGCATCTCTTCATCGACTGCTGCGACGCGATGGGTGCCAACGCAATCAACTCGGTGGCCGAGGGCATGGCCCCGCGCATCGAAGAGCTCACCGGCGGGCGCGTCTTTTTGCGTATCCTGAGCAACCTGGCGGATCGGCGCAAAGTGCGCGCGACCTGTCGCATTCCTTTTAGAGACCTGGCGTGGAAGTCGTTCAGCGGCAAAGAGGTCGCCGAGGGCATCGTGCTGGCCAGTGAGTTTGCCGAGGTCGATCCCTACCGGGCGGCGACGCATAACAAAGGCATCATGAACGGCATCGGCGCGGTGTGCATCGCGACCGGTAACGACTGGCGCGCGCTGGAGGCCGGCGCGCATGCCTACTGCGCGCGCGACGGGCGCTACCGCCCGATGGCCATCTGGCGCATTGAGGGGGAGACCCTGGTGGGGATCCTGGAGATTCCCATTCAGGTCGGCACCGTCGGTGGTCCGATTCGTCTGCACCCGACCGTGCAGTTGGCGCATAAGATCCTGCGCATCGAGTCGGCCGCGGAGCTTGCGGAAGTGATGGGCGCGGTGGGGCTGGCGCAGAATATGGGGGCGCTCAAGGCGCTGGCGACCGAGGGGATTCAGCGGGGGCATATGTCGCTGCATGCGCGCAGCGTGGCGGCGACCGCCGGTGCCAAACCCGAGGAGCTGGACCGTGTGGTGGAGCGCCTGATC
- a CDS encoding Rieske (2Fe-2S) protein: MATREELLAQGFEEVCGLDEVGKVLPSRFKVGDRAVLLCMDGERVRAVDEICPHKSRSMAYGVIFDGKIICPHHQYAFDLETGRCDHRSAPVHVYEVVVEEERVWVRP; this comes from the coding sequence ATGGCGACACGAGAAGAACTTCTGGCGCAGGGCTTTGAAGAGGTCTGCGGCCTGGATGAGGTGGGCAAGGTGCTGCCGTCGCGTTTTAAGGTTGGCGACCGCGCGGTGCTGCTGTGCATGGATGGCGAGCGGGTGAGGGCGGTCGATGAGATCTGCCCGCATAAGTCGCGCTCGATGGCCTACGGGGTGATCTTCGATGGGAAGATCATCTGCCCTCACCATCAGTACGCGTTTGATCTGGAGACGGGGCGCTGCGATCACCGCTCGGCGCCTGTGCATGTCTATGAAGTGGTGGTGGAAGAGGAGCGAGTGTGGGTGCGCCCTTAA
- a CDS encoding SpoIID/LytB domain-containing protein: protein MQSSQVFGKFGWGAMVALLLVIGAQHHASAQGRELSTADRVAMLYAPQLNFTRNGDPLIRLGILEGEEQVEFTPSEPIRVMPQGPGGPEIDLPGDTTYTVTMSNGRAGRYKHWVVVDRVAVDQRERVDGVLGQWEGRGMMPRTFEVGGLFAVRGKVFDSRVILVCVGGANTFEEAQSLRRRLEAQFGINGSVHSERLEFPGGTLTLSARGLDVSIRHDDVLWVSARRGREESIRYTVPGIKKSYNAGAETRRYTGELIFASDKNGKVAVINNLGAERVLKGTVPSEIYASAPQGALRAQAIAARNNIFAAIGVRNLADPYMLRADVYDQVYGGIDNEDPRTNEAVDATHGEVMLAGNRIVDAVYSSNAAGFTENNETVWDAEPWPHLRGRPDAPAGDVPEAFKDGITEENIEAFLASDFPAYSKTAPVSSARLYRWTREVEASQAQSWLAERGEDIGRIRHAEVISRGVSGRVIRLRLQGERGEAVVERELNVRRLFGGLRSGLFVMEMEKGRDGFVRTFSFRGGGFGHGVGMCQTGAIGMASQGKTHREILTHYYRGIDVTKLY from the coding sequence ATGCAGAGCAGTCAGGTGTTTGGGAAGTTCGGGTGGGGCGCGATGGTGGCGCTCCTGTTGGTGATCGGAGCGCAGCATCACGCCAGCGCGCAGGGGCGCGAGCTCTCGACGGCGGATCGTGTAGCGATGTTGTACGCGCCGCAGCTCAACTTTACGCGAAACGGCGACCCGCTGATTCGGCTGGGGATCTTGGAGGGGGAGGAGCAGGTTGAGTTCACCCCGAGTGAGCCGATACGCGTGATGCCGCAGGGGCCGGGGGGGCCGGAGATCGATCTTCCGGGGGATACGACGTACACCGTGACGATGAGCAACGGGAGGGCGGGGCGCTACAAGCACTGGGTGGTGGTGGACCGGGTGGCCGTGGACCAGCGCGAGCGGGTCGATGGCGTTCTGGGGCAGTGGGAGGGCCGCGGGATGATGCCGCGTACCTTTGAGGTGGGTGGGCTTTTTGCGGTGCGCGGGAAAGTGTTTGATTCGCGGGTGATCCTGGTGTGTGTGGGCGGGGCGAACACCTTTGAGGAGGCGCAGTCGTTGCGGCGTCGGCTGGAGGCGCAGTTCGGCATCAACGGCAGCGTACACAGTGAGCGCCTCGAGTTTCCGGGGGGCACGTTAACGTTGAGTGCGCGGGGGCTCGATGTGAGCATCCGCCATGATGATGTGCTCTGGGTGAGCGCGCGGCGGGGGCGCGAGGAGTCGATTCGCTACACGGTGCCGGGGATTAAGAAGTCGTATAACGCCGGGGCGGAGACCCGACGTTATACCGGGGAGCTGATCTTTGCGTCGGATAAGAACGGCAAGGTCGCGGTGATCAACAACCTGGGGGCGGAGCGGGTGCTCAAGGGTACGGTGCCCTCGGAGATTTATGCGTCGGCGCCCCAGGGGGCTTTGAGGGCGCAGGCGATCGCGGCGCGAAATAATATCTTCGCCGCGATCGGCGTTCGCAATCTCGCAGACCCCTACATGCTGCGCGCCGATGTGTACGACCAGGTGTACGGGGGCATTGATAACGAGGATCCGCGCACCAATGAGGCCGTCGACGCCACGCATGGCGAGGTGATGCTGGCGGGAAATCGCATCGTCGATGCGGTGTACAGCTCCAACGCCGCAGGCTTCACCGAGAATAATGAGACAGTCTGGGATGCCGAGCCCTGGCCGCACCTTCGGGGGCGCCCGGATGCGCCGGCGGGCGATGTGCCGGAGGCGTTTAAGGACGGGATCACTGAGGAGAATATCGAAGCCTTCCTGGCCAGCGATTTTCCCGCCTATAGCAAAACCGCACCGGTCAGCAGCGCTCGCCTCTACCGTTGGACGCGTGAGGTGGAGGCCTCCCAGGCGCAGAGTTGGCTTGCGGAGCGGGGGGAGGATATCGGCCGGATTCGGCACGCCGAGGTGATCAGCCGCGGGGTGAGCGGACGCGTGATTCGCCTGCGCCTGCAGGGGGAGCGCGGGGAGGCGGTGGTGGAGCGCGAGCTCAACGTGCGCCGGCTCTTCGGCGGGCTTCGCAGCGGGCTCTTTGTGATGGAGATGGAGAAAGGGCGCGACGGGTTTGTGCGTACCTTCAGCTTCCGCGGTGGCGGGTTTGGCCACGGCGTGGGCATGTGCCAGACCGGGGCTATTGGGATGGCGTCGCAGGGCAAGACGCATCGCGAGATTCTGACCCATTATTACCGCGGCATCGACGTGACCAAATTGTACTAA
- a CDS encoding MYXO-CTERM sorting domain-containing protein: protein MSLKTRWVRRATLWSTALVVMGCDGGCDMEGFAEVPYPEEHIDKTVPVSAEVRLSSHGLSFMASEVPNLIGAVQEGGLSFCVPPSDTGDFQVCHEESQCDDGSVGCQLDLSVEHASLSPRPPSGLDASVTVGNVAFTLPVEGDLPVIGDFSCWLDVYRVGGSRGDAAQIPARIPVGFAVDELSPFNDLRVDVGEIEANVNGVYYAARGRESSNFKCSGLVSLAASVLDTTIKRLISDQLNAAVQEAVTGQVCQVCGDGEPACGAGASCGEVSGTQVCVYDANQKCVPRMLGMEGAIELGALIGEFSSGDIADIFMTGRLADRAVADTGLSLAARAGFQPETYETCVPVDPTTRPSLAPITPSPTINSDVKPDGTPFMFGLALSQRALQHLFWSVWSSGGLCASVGSAQVDMLSTGTIAGLVPSLSVFSTRDAPMRIQLAPQQAPEVVLGANVVRTEGGDRVVEEGLLTLDWKDVDLHMYGFVQERDTRLFTLRTDIELPIAVTIDDQGQLFAVLGDIEGALKNIRVLNDELLEGDAQALIDLLPTLMGFALPALTEALADPIDLPEFVGYRLLLDDDDITGIDNNEYLGLFADLEFVGSEPSAGLMSVVGSDVLKSKVLVTQEEGNAPQVRLELDVQATESGMPVAGDVYEYAYRLNGGVWQLAGVGPNLVITDPMLRLEGDHKVELRARAMREGARWQSVPTEHRVSVHYSAPKLKLAWGERAALVQVDSASALQALEMRVRWLNARGEGAWSAWGPVREIAEVEGHEALEVEVRDEVGRSTRSTLAARGQALGQDDGGEGDDGCATTSGSGGPGALLLMVGLLVLARLRRRVAGAVAVVALLGLTVGCSDDAGQACASECAGNESCVEGACVPLSCESSADCPEGYCEGGQCLAGCSEPADCSQECGVGEFATCGEGNQCVCESFCAEGCGESQYCCQQTNSCTEFPNWCADVTCEPGYAPEVTNMGSSDPVACEVTGGSCECVKLPPIPVGYFGGYTSMDSQGDLVAASAFNLRYQDLMVGVARGGLDLEWMFVDGVPTRGRIRGDVDGPRGGRTDGGDRVGTHTALAIDEDEVVHVFYRDEDAQVLKYARGVESAGSWEFETSVLDESGDAGLSTAVLREGNVLHLFYVARTEEGGSELRYREVPADGALDALVDVTPQVLHQGVSAPVEGLEAHPPVVALHVQPRQIGDRIFLSFFDSVAGRASWMWRDAQGQWGGVQQHGEATGVYTSLVPDEADQVHAAYMKVDQMALAYRAPGGAEELVVDGIRDTVGGWTDAPIGDDVTIFRAEDGSVRLFFQDATNHRLMTATRAAAGGWDVETLAGSLESGTAAHGFFTRAMVWPEGGWLVADMKIDTQVDPAVGEVVLRVVQ, encoded by the coding sequence ATGAGCCTGAAGACACGCTGGGTGCGCCGCGCCACGCTATGGAGCACGGCCCTTGTGGTGATGGGCTGTGACGGTGGTTGCGATATGGAGGGGTTTGCGGAGGTTCCCTACCCCGAGGAGCATATCGATAAGACGGTGCCGGTGAGCGCGGAGGTGCGCCTGAGCAGTCACGGGCTCTCGTTTATGGCCAGTGAGGTTCCGAACCTGATCGGGGCGGTGCAGGAGGGGGGATTAAGTTTTTGCGTGCCGCCGAGTGATACGGGTGACTTCCAGGTCTGCCATGAAGAGAGTCAGTGCGACGATGGGAGCGTGGGCTGTCAGCTGGATCTGAGCGTTGAACATGCTTCACTCTCTCCGCGGCCGCCGAGTGGGTTGGATGCAAGCGTGACGGTGGGCAATGTCGCGTTCACGCTGCCGGTGGAGGGGGACTTGCCGGTCATTGGTGATTTTAGTTGCTGGCTGGATGTCTATCGTGTGGGAGGCTCGCGAGGGGACGCGGCGCAGATTCCGGCGCGGATTCCAGTGGGGTTTGCGGTCGATGAGCTCAGCCCTTTCAATGACTTACGCGTGGATGTCGGCGAGATTGAGGCCAACGTTAACGGCGTCTACTACGCAGCGCGGGGGCGAGAGTCGAGTAACTTCAAGTGTTCGGGGCTGGTGTCTCTGGCGGCGTCGGTGCTGGACACTACGATCAAGCGTTTGATCAGCGACCAGCTCAACGCGGCGGTGCAGGAGGCGGTGACCGGGCAGGTCTGCCAGGTGTGTGGGGATGGCGAGCCGGCGTGTGGCGCGGGCGCGTCCTGTGGGGAGGTCTCGGGAACGCAGGTGTGCGTGTATGACGCCAACCAGAAGTGCGTGCCGCGGATGCTGGGAATGGAAGGGGCGATTGAGCTGGGGGCGCTGATTGGTGAGTTCTCCAGTGGTGATATTGCCGACATCTTTATGACGGGGCGACTTGCGGACCGGGCGGTGGCCGATACGGGGCTTTCGCTCGCGGCGCGGGCGGGTTTTCAGCCGGAGACCTATGAGACATGTGTGCCGGTCGATCCGACCACGCGTCCTTCTCTGGCGCCAATTACGCCTTCGCCGACGATCAACAGTGATGTGAAGCCGGATGGGACGCCCTTTATGTTTGGTCTGGCGTTGAGCCAGCGGGCGTTGCAGCACCTCTTCTGGTCGGTGTGGTCGAGCGGCGGGCTGTGTGCGTCGGTGGGCTCGGCGCAGGTGGATATGCTCTCGACGGGGACGATTGCGGGGCTTGTGCCTTCGCTGAGTGTGTTCTCGACGCGGGATGCGCCGATGCGCATTCAGCTTGCGCCGCAGCAGGCGCCGGAGGTGGTGCTGGGGGCCAACGTGGTGCGCACTGAGGGTGGGGACCGTGTGGTGGAAGAGGGGCTGCTGACCCTGGATTGGAAGGATGTGGACCTGCATATGTATGGCTTTGTGCAGGAGCGCGATACGCGCCTGTTTACGCTGCGCACCGATATTGAGCTTCCGATCGCGGTGACGATTGACGACCAGGGCCAGCTCTTCGCGGTGCTGGGCGATATTGAAGGCGCCCTGAAGAATATCCGCGTGCTCAACGATGAGCTTCTGGAGGGTGATGCGCAGGCGCTGATCGATCTTTTGCCGACGTTGATGGGCTTTGCGCTGCCGGCGCTGACCGAGGCGCTGGCCGATCCGATCGATCTTCCGGAGTTTGTGGGCTACCGCCTGTTGCTGGATGACGACGACATTACCGGCATCGACAATAACGAATACCTGGGCCTGTTTGCGGACCTGGAGTTTGTGGGAAGCGAACCGTCGGCCGGGTTGATGTCGGTGGTGGGCTCGGACGTTTTGAAGAGCAAGGTGTTGGTGACGCAGGAGGAAGGCAACGCTCCGCAGGTTCGGTTGGAGCTCGATGTGCAGGCGACCGAGAGCGGCATGCCGGTGGCTGGTGACGTGTATGAGTACGCGTACCGTCTCAACGGTGGGGTGTGGCAGCTTGCGGGAGTGGGGCCGAACCTTGTGATCACCGACCCGATGCTGCGCCTGGAGGGAGATCATAAGGTGGAGCTGCGGGCCCGCGCGATGCGCGAGGGCGCACGCTGGCAGTCGGTGCCGACGGAGCATCGCGTCAGCGTTCATTACAGTGCGCCGAAGCTGAAGTTGGCCTGGGGTGAGCGCGCGGCGCTTGTGCAGGTGGACTCGGCGAGTGCGTTGCAGGCGCTGGAGATGCGCGTGCGCTGGCTCAATGCGCGTGGCGAGGGTGCGTGGAGCGCCTGGGGCCCTGTGCGTGAGATCGCTGAGGTGGAAGGCCACGAAGCGCTGGAGGTTGAGGTGCGTGATGAGGTCGGGCGTAGCACGCGGTCGACGCTCGCTGCCCGAGGTCAGGCGTTGGGTCAGGATGACGGTGGCGAAGGCGACGATGGCTGCGCGACGACGTCGGGCAGCGGTGGTCCCGGAGCGTTGCTCTTGATGGTGGGGCTGCTTGTGCTGGCGCGGCTGCGTCGGCGAGTGGCCGGGGCGGTTGCCGTGGTGGCGCTGCTCGGGCTTACGGTCGGGTGCAGCGATGACGCGGGGCAGGCCTGCGCGAGTGAGTGCGCGGGCAATGAGTCGTGCGTCGAAGGGGCGTGTGTGCCGCTGAGCTGCGAGAGCAGCGCGGATTGCCCGGAAGGCTATTGTGAAGGCGGGCAGTGCCTGGCCGGTTGTTCGGAGCCTGCGGATTGCTCGCAGGAGTGTGGCGTCGGTGAGTTTGCGACCTGCGGTGAGGGCAACCAGTGCGTGTGCGAGAGTTTCTGTGCGGAAGGTTGTGGTGAGTCGCAGTATTGCTGCCAGCAGACCAACAGCTGCACGGAGTTTCCGAACTGGTGTGCCGATGTGACCTGTGAGCCGGGTTACGCGCCGGAAGTCACCAACATGGGCAGCTCCGATCCGGTGGCCTGTGAGGTGACCGGCGGGAGCTGTGAGTGTGTGAAGTTGCCGCCGATTCCCGTCGGGTATTTTGGCGGGTACACCTCGATGGATAGCCAGGGCGATCTGGTGGCAGCGAGCGCGTTCAACCTTCGCTATCAGGACTTGATGGTGGGTGTGGCGCGTGGCGGGCTGGATCTGGAGTGGATGTTTGTGGACGGCGTTCCCACCCGCGGTCGTATTCGCGGTGATGTGGATGGTCCGCGTGGCGGTCGCACCGACGGTGGAGACCGGGTGGGGACGCATACCGCGCTGGCGATCGATGAGGATGAGGTGGTGCACGTCTTCTACCGCGATGAAGATGCGCAGGTGTTGAAGTATGCGCGCGGTGTGGAGTCGGCGGGGAGCTGGGAGTTTGAGACCAGCGTGCTTGACGAGAGCGGTGATGCGGGTCTGTCGACGGCGGTGCTTCGGGAGGGGAATGTGCTGCACCTCTTCTATGTGGCGCGCACCGAGGAGGGAGGCTCGGAGCTTCGTTATCGCGAAGTTCCGGCTGACGGCGCGTTGGATGCGCTGGTCGACGTGACGCCGCAGGTGCTTCACCAGGGAGTGAGTGCGCCGGTGGAGGGGCTGGAGGCGCATCCGCCGGTGGTGGCGTTGCATGTGCAGCCGCGTCAGATCGGCGATCGCATCTTCTTGAGCTTCTTCGATAGCGTGGCCGGGCGCGCGTCGTGGATGTGGCGCGATGCCCAGGGGCAGTGGGGCGGCGTGCAGCAGCATGGCGAGGCGACCGGGGTGTATACGAGCCTTGTGCCCGACGAGGCTGACCAGGTGCACGCGGCCTATATGAAGGTCGACCAGATGGCGCTGGCGTACCGTGCGCCGGGCGGTGCGGAGGAGCTTGTGGTCGACGGGATTCGCGACACGGTGGGCGGCTGGACCGATGCGCCGATCGGCGATGACGTGACGATCTTCCGGGCGGAGGATGGGAGCGTGCGGCTCTTCTTCCAGGATGCGACGAACCACCGGTTGATGACGGCGACGCGCGCGGCCGCCGGCGGCTGGGATGTGGAGACGCTGGCAGGGAGTCTGGAGTCGGGGACGGCGGCGCACGGGTTCTTTACCCGGGCGATGGTCTGGCCGGAGGGCGGCTGGCTGGTGGCCGATATGAAGATCGACACCCAGGTGGACCCGGCGGTCGGCGAGGTTGTGCTGCGCGTGGTGCAGTGA
- a CDS encoding CCA tRNA nucleotidyltransferase — translation MKRLFEAFEKAGKELFLVGGAVRDVALGIPIDELDDLDFCTNALPEESLAIIKGANLPYYEVGKEFGTIGAVLRGPEEKGYPKDCQVTTYRSAEYYRRGSRHPVVTYGDTIDQDLGRRDFSINSMAMNAEGDFIDPYGGLDDLQKGVMRVVGDPWETLAEDPLRILRAARFQSRLGFTIDAELRQASADRAHCIEDISRERWLQEMTKMLHGPYIHQAMAFLEEVGLLQIILPEVAGLRGFHASSPVHHKDLWEHTLQVITQCPQSDALKWAGLMHDVGKQWTREVDEGEGRVSFYGHEDAGANAFDEVAERFKMDKATAKEVRHIIALHGRIPQYSGEWTDPAVRRLVRELDPYVESMLDFARADLTTASMAKREAALERVEELAGRIEALEQAQSLRPELPKGIGRILMDAFGLKPSPVVGLLKSALEERIVEGLLESGREADYYVESLRRNPPADVPELA, via the coding sequence ATGAAGCGCTTATTTGAGGCCTTTGAAAAGGCTGGGAAGGAACTGTTTCTGGTGGGTGGGGCGGTGCGCGATGTGGCGCTGGGGATACCTATCGATGAGTTGGACGACCTGGATTTTTGTACGAACGCGTTGCCGGAGGAGTCTCTGGCGATCATCAAGGGGGCGAACCTGCCTTATTATGAGGTGGGCAAGGAGTTCGGGACGATCGGGGCGGTGCTGAGGGGGCCGGAGGAGAAGGGGTATCCGAAGGATTGTCAGGTCACGACCTACCGCTCGGCGGAGTATTACCGGCGGGGAAGTCGGCATCCGGTGGTGACGTACGGGGATACGATCGACCAGGATCTGGGGCGGCGAGATTTTTCGATCAACTCGATGGCGATGAACGCCGAGGGAGATTTCATTGACCCGTACGGGGGGCTTGATGATTTGCAGAAAGGGGTGATGCGGGTGGTGGGGGACCCGTGGGAGACGCTGGCCGAGGACCCGCTGCGGATCTTGAGGGCAGCGAGGTTTCAGAGCCGGCTGGGATTTACGATTGACGCGGAGTTGAGGCAGGCGTCGGCCGACCGGGCGCATTGCATTGAGGACATCAGCCGGGAGCGCTGGCTTCAGGAGATGACGAAGATGCTGCACGGTCCGTACATCCATCAGGCGATGGCGTTTCTGGAGGAGGTGGGGCTCTTGCAGATCATTTTGCCGGAGGTGGCGGGGCTGCGCGGTTTTCATGCGTCGAGCCCGGTGCATCATAAGGATCTGTGGGAGCATACGCTGCAGGTGATCACGCAGTGCCCGCAGTCCGATGCGTTGAAGTGGGCGGGGCTGATGCATGATGTGGGCAAGCAGTGGACGCGGGAGGTTGATGAGGGGGAGGGGCGAGTCAGCTTCTATGGCCATGAGGATGCGGGGGCGAACGCTTTTGATGAGGTGGCCGAGCGCTTCAAGATGGATAAGGCCACCGCGAAAGAGGTGCGTCATATCATCGCGTTGCACGGGCGGATTCCGCAGTACAGCGGGGAGTGGACCGACCCGGCGGTGCGGCGGCTGGTGCGGGAGCTCGACCCTTATGTGGAGAGCATGCTGGATTTTGCGCGGGCGGATCTGACGACGGCGTCGATGGCGAAGCGGGAGGCGGCGCTGGAGCGGGTGGAGGAGCTTGCGGGGAGGATTGAGGCGTTGGAGCAGGCGCAGTCGTTGCGGCCGGAGCTACCGAAAGGCATCGGGCGCATCTTGATGGACGCGTTCGGGCTGAAACCATCGCCTGTGGTGGGGCTGTTGAAGAGCGCTCTGGAAGAGCGTATCGTTGAGGGCCTTCTGGAGAGCGGCCGCGAGGCCGATTATTACGTGGAGAGTTTGCGCCGGAATCCGCCCGCGGATGTGCCGGAGCTGGCTTAA
- a CDS encoding acyl-CoA dehydrogenase family protein gives MGYGLSDDQKMYQKTARDFARDVIRPASEHHDKTGEYPWEILTKAWELGLLNTMVPAEYGGLGLGALEACILSEEMAWGCTGIGTAMEANQLATAPLIMFGTEEQKKKYLGMLVDSLKDDGTPHMAAYCVTEPGAGSDVQGVKTRAIKDGDVYRISGQKMWITNGAKASWYFVLAYTDQDAGYRGLTGFIVDADSPGIEVGRKEINLGQKASDTRSISFDNVEVPAENVLGGKEGGGWAQAMGAFDKSRPIVASAAVGLARAAFEHARAYSLERTTFGKPIAHHQAVSFMLADMAMNIQAARHLVWESAWLHDQGERNTKQAAFAKAFAADMAVKVASDAVQVYGGYGYSTEYPVEKLYRDAKIFQIYEGTSQIQRVIISREILREA, from the coding sequence ATCGGCTACGGCTTAAGCGACGACCAGAAGATGTACCAGAAGACCGCGCGCGACTTCGCCCGCGATGTCATCCGCCCCGCCTCCGAACACCACGACAAGACCGGCGAATACCCCTGGGAAATCCTCACCAAAGCCTGGGAACTCGGCCTGCTCAACACCATGGTCCCCGCCGAATACGGCGGCCTCGGCCTCGGCGCCCTCGAAGCCTGCATCCTCTCCGAAGAGATGGCCTGGGGCTGCACCGGCATCGGCACCGCCATGGAAGCCAACCAGCTCGCCACCGCCCCGCTGATCATGTTCGGCACCGAAGAACAAAAGAAGAAGTACCTCGGCATGCTCGTCGATAGCCTCAAAGACGACGGCACCCCCCACATGGCCGCCTACTGCGTCACCGAACCCGGCGCCGGCAGCGACGTCCAGGGCGTCAAAACCCGCGCCATCAAAGACGGCGACGTCTACCGCATCAGCGGCCAGAAGATGTGGATCACCAACGGCGCCAAAGCCTCCTGGTACTTCGTGCTCGCCTACACCGACCAGGACGCCGGCTACCGCGGCCTCACCGGCTTCATCGTCGACGCCGACAGCCCCGGCATTGAGGTCGGCCGCAAAGAGATCAACCTCGGCCAGAAAGCCAGCGACACCCGCTCCATCAGCTTCGACAACGTCGAAGTCCCCGCCGAAAACGTCCTCGGTGGCAAAGAAGGCGGCGGCTGGGCCCAGGCCATGGGCGCCTTCGACAAGTCCCGTCCCATCGTGGCGTCGGCTGCCGTCGGCCTTGCCCGCGCTGCCTTCGAGCACGCCCGCGCCTACTCCCTGGAGCGCACCACCTTCGGCAAGCCCATCGCTCACCACCAGGCCGTCAGCTTCATGCTCGCCGACATGGCCATGAACATCCAGGCCGCCCGCCACCTCGTCTGGGAATCCGCCTGGCTCCACGACCAGGGCGAACGCAACACCAAGCAGGCCGCCTTCGCCAAAGCCTTCGCCGCCGACATGGCCGTCAAGGTCGCCAGCGACGCCGTCCAGGTCTACGGCGGCTACGGCTACTCCACCGAGTACCCCGTCGAGAAGCTCTACCGCGACGCCAAAATCTTCCAGATCTACGAAGGAACCTCCCAGATCCAGCGCGTTATCATCAGCCGCGAAATCCTCCGCGAAGCCTGA
- a CDS encoding DUF1641 domain-containing protein, whose product MTDAPPASPPQTDALARIEARLDRLEASIGRITDLLDQAPHLIAASVDTLDDHLPPEHSASVDERLQRLTRLTLRLTEPGLLASLEQLVDLGTQAPASLAMLVDVADDLVNRAREQGIDPVSLSEALAHSGLKLATLIQSPELRALVDSPALSPQTLENARNALDALASTSPDTTRPAGLFDLMRALRNDDVRLALGFALQLASAFGAALQRPAPNAQLPR is encoded by the coding sequence ATGACCGACGCCCCACCGGCCTCCCCCCCTCAGACCGACGCCCTGGCCCGCATCGAAGCTCGCCTCGACCGCCTCGAAGCCTCCATCGGCCGTATCACCGACCTCCTCGACCAGGCCCCCCACCTCATCGCCGCCTCCGTCGACACCCTCGACGACCACCTCCCCCCGGAACACAGCGCCAGCGTTGACGAGCGCCTTCAACGCCTCACACGCCTCACCCTCCGCCTCACCGAGCCCGGACTCCTCGCCAGCCTCGAACAACTCGTCGACCTCGGCACCCAGGCCCCCGCCTCCCTCGCCATGCTCGTCGACGTCGCAGATGACCTCGTCAACCGCGCTCGCGAACAAGGCATCGACCCCGTCTCCCTCTCAGAGGCGCTGGCCCACTCAGGCCTTAAGCTCGCCACCCTCATCCAGAGCCCCGAGCTCCGCGCCCTCGTCGACTCCCCCGCCCTCTCCCCGCAGACCCTGGAGAACGCCCGCAACGCCCTCGATGCCCTGGCCTCCACCTCCCCCGACACCACCCGACCGGCCGGTCTCTTCGACCTCATGCGTGCCCTGCGCAACGATGACGTCCGCCTCGCGCTCGGCTTCGCCCTGCAGCTCGCCAGCGCCTTCGGCGCCGCCCTGCAGCGCCCCGCCCCCAACGCTCAGCTCCCCCGCTGA